Proteins encoded in a region of the Sparus aurata chromosome 6, fSpaAur1.1, whole genome shotgun sequence genome:
- the zpr1 gene encoding zinc finger protein ZPR1, which yields MSVISEDSVRGGSLFRDLSADNDDWEPTEIESLCMNCYKNGTTRLLLTKIPFFKEIIVSSFSCPHCCWSNTEIQSAGRIQDQGICYTLKVKTKKDLNREVVKADSATTRIPELEFEIPPFTQKGALSTIEGLLDRAVAGLEQEQPVRRATHPEVADKIDEFVQKLKKLKEVESEFTLVIEDPSGNSFVENPVAPQKDEALTVSRFKRTVEQDIQLGLRAEDDPGEDEEPASDELDAMRNEVLVFDTNCPNCNAPASTNMKLVQIPHFKEVIIMATNCDSCGHRTNEVKSGGATEEQGTKITLHVTDPSDMTRDVLKSETCSVLIPELEFELGMAAVGGKFTTLEGLLKDIKDLIVSKNPFICGDSGASDQMQKLQEFGEKIDKIIAGEMDVHVVLDDPAGNSYLQNVYAPEEDPEITTEKYTRTFEQNEDLGLNDMKTEGYGEEK from the coding sequence ATGTCTGTTATCTCCGAGGACAGCGTCCGCGGCGGGAGCCTGTTCAGGGACCTGAGCGCCGATAACGACGACTGGGAGCCCACTGAGATCGAGAGCCTGTGTATGAACTGCTACAAGAACGGTACGACACGTTTACTTCTCACCAAAATCCCCTTCTTTAAAGAGATCATCGTCAGCTCGTTCAGCTGCCCTCACTGCTGCTGGTCCAACACGGAGATCCAGTCCGCAGGCCGGATCCAGGACCAGGGCATCTGTTACACCCtgaaagtcaaaacaaaaaaggaccTGAACCGGGAGGTCGTGAAGGCAGACAGCGCGACCACCAGGATCCCTGAATTGGAGTTTGAAATCCCTCCCTTCACTCAGAAAGGTGCGCTGTCCACCATTGAGGGTCTCTTGGACCGGGCGGTTGCAGGGTTGGAGCAGGAGCAGCCGGTCCGGCGAGCCACTCACCCCGAGGTGGCTGACAAGATAGATGAATTCGTCCAGAAGCTCAAGAAGTTAAAAGAGGTCGAAAGCGAGTTCACGCTTGTGATTGAGGATCCGTCCGGCAACAGTTTCGTGGAAAATCCAGTGGCCCCTCAAAAAGACGAGGCTCTCACCGTGTCCAGGTTCAAGCGGACGGTGGAGCAGGACATCCAGCTGGGACTGAGGGCGGAGGATGACCCGGGCGAGGACGAGGAGCCCGCCAGCGATGAGCTGGATGCCATGAGAAATGAGGTTTTGGTCTTCGACACCAACTGCCCGAATTGCAACGCGCCAGCCTCCACCAACATGAAGCTCGTCCAGATCCCTCACTTCAAGGAGGTCATCATCATGGCCACAAACTGCGACAGCTGCGGCCACAGGACCAATGAGGTGAAATCAGGTGGGGCCACAGAGGAGCAGGGGACCAAGATCACCCTGCACGTCACCGACCCCTCAGACATGACCCGGGACGTGCTCAAGTCCGAGACGTGCTCCGTCTTGATCCCGGAGCTGGAGTTCGAGCTGGGGATGGCAGCCGTGGGCGGGAAGTTCACCACCCTGGAGGGGCTGCTGAAGGACATCAAAGATCTGATCGTCTCCAAAAACCCTTTCATCTGCGGTGACAGCGGCGCTTCAGATCAGATGCAGAAGCTGCAAGAGTTTGGGGAGAAGATAGACAAAATCATAGCCGGAGAAATGGATGTGCACGTCGTCCTGGACGACCCGGCGGGGAACAGCTACCTACAGAATGTGTACGCCCCGGAGGAAGATCCCGAGATAACCACGGAGAAGTACACCCGCACGTTTGAGCAGAACGAAGACCTCGGCCTGAATGACATGAAGACTGAGGGATATGGGGAGGAAAAGTGA
- the rpl22 gene encoding large ribosomal subunit protein eL22 isoform X1, which translates to MAPIKKQVVRKQGGKRKKQILKFTLDCTHPVEDGIMDAANFEQFLQERIKVNGKAGNLGGGVVSIERSKSKIAVNSEVPFSKRYLKYLTKKYLKKNNLRDWLRVVANTKESYELRYFQINQDEEEEEED; encoded by the exons ATGGCCCCGATA AAGAAGCAGGTGGTCAGGAAGCAGGgtgggaagaggaagaagcagatcctgaagttcactctggactgcaCTCACCCTGTAGAGGATGGCATCATGGATGCTGCCAACTTT GAGCAGTTTCTGCAGGAGCGCATTAAGGTGAACGGTAAAGCCGGCAACCTGGGCGGAGGTGTGGTGTCCATTGAGAGGAGCAAGAGTAAGATTGCAGTCAACTCTGAGGTTCCCTTCTCAAAGAG GTATCTGAAATATCTTACCAAGAAGTATCTGAAGAAGAACAACCTCAGGGACTGGTTGCGGGTGGTGGCTAACACCAAGGAGAGCTACGAGCTGCGCTACTTCCAGATCAACcaggacgaagaggaggaggaggaagattaA
- the rpl22 gene encoding large ribosomal subunit protein eL22 isoform X2, whose protein sequence is MAPIKQVVRKQGGKRKKQILKFTLDCTHPVEDGIMDAANFEQFLQERIKVNGKAGNLGGGVVSIERSKSKIAVNSEVPFSKRYLKYLTKKYLKKNNLRDWLRVVANTKESYELRYFQINQDEEEEEED, encoded by the exons ATGGCCCCGATA AAGCAGGTGGTCAGGAAGCAGGgtgggaagaggaagaagcagatcctgaagttcactctggactgcaCTCACCCTGTAGAGGATGGCATCATGGATGCTGCCAACTTT GAGCAGTTTCTGCAGGAGCGCATTAAGGTGAACGGTAAAGCCGGCAACCTGGGCGGAGGTGTGGTGTCCATTGAGAGGAGCAAGAGTAAGATTGCAGTCAACTCTGAGGTTCCCTTCTCAAAGAG GTATCTGAAATATCTTACCAAGAAGTATCTGAAGAAGAACAACCTCAGGGACTGGTTGCGGGTGGTGGCTAACACCAAGGAGAGCTACGAGCTGCGCTACTTCCAGATCAACcaggacgaagaggaggaggaggaagattaA